A single genomic interval of Labeo rohita strain BAU-BD-2019 chromosome 13, IGBB_LRoh.1.0, whole genome shotgun sequence harbors:
- the LOC127174677 gene encoding uncharacterized protein C10orf105-like: MDVPFNLSLSNLSLPVSPTSPPLDLHHPLPTIIIVVCLFVLFGGFVIILAVGCPSGGSWGVDGDCGPADGLSCGQTLSSEPQLKLWKRLGSMRQSFSSAQAFRRPAQPYVAQSRKQSGSMPPAESKPNDSHTYITIPALLQYSTEI, encoded by the coding sequence ATGGATGTTCCCTTCAATCTGTCTCTCTCTAATCTCTCACTTCCGGTCTCCCCAACATCTCCACCTCTGGATCTTCACCATCCCCTCCCGACCATCATCATCGTCGTGTGTCTCTTCGTTCTGTTCGGCGGCTTTGTGATCATTCTGGCGGTGGGCTGTCCGTCTGGCGGGTCCTGGGGTGTGGATGGTGACTGCGGCCCAGCAGACGGTCTCTCATGTGGGCAGACTCTGTCCAGCGAGCCCCAGCTGAAGCTCTGGAAGCGTTTAGGCTCAATGAGGCAGTCGTTCTCCTCTGCGCAGGCCTTTAGAAGACCCGCTCAGCCATATGTAGCCCAGAGCAGGAAGCAGTCGGGGTCAATGCCGCCCGCAGAGTCAAAGCCAAATGATTCCCACACATATATTACTATACCAGCTCTGCTGCAGTATTCCACTGAGATATAA